From Pelagibacterium flavum:
TCACCCCGAAATCATTCTCACCTCCAGTGAGAAGGGCCTGGGCATCGATGTGTTGCGGCGGGAAGTGGCGCGGCTGCGCGAGGGTCTTTAGAGTCGCAGCCCGATTGAATAGATCTGTGGCTTTAAGTCTTTGCTTTGGCGCGTGATCGAACCGGAAAAGTCTGCAACTTTTCCTGATCACACTTTTAGAGCCTTTCAGTTTTTAACAGAAGCGTATCCTGCATTTTCGAGATAATTTGCGCATTCGTCTTGGCTGATGTTTGAGATGAGGTGGCCGACGTGACGCCATGTATCCTCAAGGGTGCGCATTTGGGCTTGGCGCATCCAATGCTTGATCTTGGCGAAGGCCTGCTCGATCGGGTTGAGGTCGGGCGAATAGGGCGGCAGGAACCAGAGCCTGGCACCGGCGGCCTTGATGGCTTGGCGAATGGCTGCGGCCTTGTGGCTGCCGAGATTGTCCATGACGACGATATCGCCAGGTTCCAGCACCGGCACGAGTTGCTGCTCGACATAGGCGCGGAAGCACTGACCATTGATCGGCCCGTCGAACACGCAAGGCGCCGTCAGCCGGTCGCAGCGCAATGCGGCCAAGAAGGTGAGCGTGCGCCAGTGACCATGCGGGGCAAAACCACGCAGGCGTTTGCCCTTCTGCCCCCAGCCACGCAGCGGCGCCATGTTGGTCTTGATCCATGTCTCATCAATGAACACCAGCCGCCGGGGATCGAGATCCGCCTGAAAAGACCGCCAGCGCCGTCGCCGCCGGGCTATGTCGGCACGAGCATGCTCAAGGGCGAACAGTGTTTTTTTTGAAACGAAGCCCCTCACGGCGCAGGAATTTCCACACCGTATCGTGCGACACCTTCACCCCGCGCGCCGCCAGCTCCTCCTTCAGTCCGTGCAGCGTCAGATGCGGTCTCTGGTCAATGCGCTCAACGATGAATGATCGGTGAGGGTCGAGAATGCGCTTGCGGTGCCCACCCATCTTGCCGGGCTCCACCGAGCCCGTAGCCCGGTAGCGCTGATGCCACTTCACCGCCGAGGAAACGGCAACACCAAAGCGGGCCGCGACAGACCGGCAGCTCTCACCGGTCTCGATCGCACCAACGACACGCTCGCGAAGATCATTGGATAGAGGTGCTGTCATCAGATGCTGGCCTCCTTCCCAGCCGACATCTTGAATCACAAAATCCCGAACTCGGGAATCCCCAACCGATTCAATCAATGACTGAACCGCTCTAGCTGGTCAGAAACCGGCTGATGGCTCCCGAGAGGACCACACTGTCCGAGCGGGTCTTCATCGAATCGTGCGCCGCTTCGACTGTGTCGTCAGAAACCTTGCCACGCCGCAGATCGATCAGCGCGCTGGCATAATCGTCTTCGAATTCCGGGTGAGGCTGGAAACTCAGTATCTTGCCCCCGGCATAGACCAGCCCTGCGTTGGGCGCAAATTCGTTGCGCAGGATCACTCTGGCCATTGGCGGCGGCGCTATCACCTGGTCCTGATGGGAACAGGCTATGGCCAATTTTTCGACACCCGGCACGAAATGGGGATGAACAGGCATGACGTCATAGACGTGCCGCCCCAGTCCCCATCCCTTTTCCGATTTGCGCACATCTCCGCCCAAGGCGTCTGCGATGATCTGGTGGCCAAAGCAGATGCCCACCATCTTGGTGCCGCTTTCATGGGCCTGGCGAATGAAATCGCGCAGCGGGTTCATCCAGGGCAGCGGGTCGTAAACACCGGCTGGCGAACCGGTGATCAGCACGGCCTCCTGCTTTGCGGGATCGGGCAGCGGCGCCCCCTCGAGCACAGGCACGAAGCGGGGTGTGATGCCGGCGCCATGGCGGGCCAGCATGGTGGCAAACATTTCCGGATAGGGACGGAACCGGCCGCGCAATGGCTCTGGCACGAGGCCCGTTTCAATGATGGTGAGATACATGGGGAGGGACCGCAGACTAACGATCCCGCATACAGACCCTAGGCCGGGACGAACGTCAAGGCGACGCCGTTGATGCAGTGGCGCTTGCCGGTCGGTTCGGGTCCGTCATCGAAAATATGGCCCAGATGTCCACCACAGTTCGAGCAATGGCATTCGGTGCGCACCATCATGAATGTCGTGTCGATCGAAGTGCCGATCGCGTCTGGCAGCGCTTCCCAGAAGCTGGGCCAGCCGGTGCGGCTGTCATATTTGGCTTCCGACGAATAGAGCGCCTGCGCACAGCCGGCGCAATGATAGATGCCGGGCTCGTAGAGCTTGTCGAGCTCCGAGGTAAAGGATCGCTCGGTGCCGTGCTCGCGCAGCACATAATATTGCATGTCGTCGAGCCGCTCGCGCCATTCGGCTTCGGTGAGAGTAAAGGGAAAATCCCCCTCGGCGCCTTTGGCAGTCAGGACAAAGCCCAATGTGGCGGCGCTGGTGGCGG
This genomic window contains:
- a CDS encoding IS630 family transposase (programmed frameshift); this translates as MTAPLSNDLRERVVGAIETGESCRSVAARFGVAVSSAVKWHQRYRATGSVEPGKMGGHRKRILDPHRSFIVERIDQRPHLTLHGLKEELAARGVKVSHDTVWKFLRREGLRFKKTLFALEHARADIARRRRRWRSFQADLDPRRLVFIDETWIKTNMAPLRGWGQKGKRLRGFAPHGHWRTLTFLAALRCDRLTAPCVFDGPINGQCFRAYVEQQLVPVLEPGDIVVMDNLGSHKAAAIRQAIKAAGARLWFLPPYSPDLNPIEQAFAKIKHWMRQAQMRTLEDTWRHVGHLISNISQDECANYLENAGYASVKN
- a CDS encoding glutamine amidotransferase-related protein, whose amino-acid sequence is MYLTIIETGLVPEPLRGRFRPYPEMFATMLARHGAGITPRFVPVLEGAPLPDPAKQEAVLITGSPAGVYDPLPWMNPLRDFIRQAHESGTKMVGICFGHQIIADALGGDVRKSEKGWGLGRHVYDVMPVHPHFVPGVEKLAIACSHQDQVIAPPPMARVILRNEFAPNAGLVYAGGKILSFQPHPEFEDDYASALIDLRRGKVSDDTVEAAHDSMKTRSDSVVLSGAISRFLTS
- the msrB gene encoding peptide-methionine (R)-S-oxide reductase MsrB encodes the protein MIDRRNFLLAGTAATSAATLGFVLTAKGAEGDFPFTLTEAEWRERLDDMQYYVLREHGTERSFTSELDKLYEPGIYHCAGCAQALYSSEAKYDSRTGWPSFWEALPDAIGTSIDTTFMMVRTECHCSNCGGHLGHIFDDGPEPTGKRHCINGVALTFVPA